The DNA segment ACTTATTTCAGGGTTAAACTACTGGAATAAAGAGATTACTTCAGGCCTGTATGTAGTTGCCTATTCAAAAGCTTCAAGTAGGGCTCCGGGTTTCTACAGAGTAGATTACAACTTCAATCTTAACCTTACGAGAAACAGCAAAGTGTTTTTAAATGTAAAAAATTTGCTAAATAGAAAGTACCAATTTGATGATGAAATCCCAGGAGATGAAAGAACCCTATGGGTAGGATTTCAGTTGTACTATTAATCATTCAGTTTCTTTTTATTCCATCTTACGCTTTAGATGCATGTGTTATTAATTCCTATTCTATCCCTCCTGCCCAATATATCGAGAAAAAATTTAAGGAAATCTGGAAAAAAAGAGGAAATCATTTAGATTGTAGTAGTTATGATGTAAAAGTTTTAATAGGTACACCTGCAGTTGTTAAATCTTTAAAGGAGAGTGGAAATTATAGAAGGGTATATACGTTTGTGCTTTTCCCTGAGGTTATGCATTTAGATAAAAAGGAAAATTTTTATGGTGTTCGTATATTTCCTTTACCAGAAAAAACTTATTTAAGATTTCTTAATAAATTCCATTTAAAAAAGAGTAAAGTAGCTGTTCCTTTGAGTAAAAAACTTTTGAATATAGGTAAAATATATTTACCTAAATCAGATTTCATTATTATAACTTTTAATAGGTCTCCTGTAGAGATTTTTTCAAAATTAGAGAAATACAAGTACATATACATTTTTCCTGACCCAAGCTTATTGAAAACTTTTAACTTAATCTCATTAATAAATTTTGCAAGTCAAAATAACATTAAAGTCTTTTCTGGAATTTTTGATTTAAAAAAGTTTAACTTAACATATGTTGATAATGTAGATTTTGACCAATTAGTCAATGATTTAATTCTTTTATCAGAAGGTAAAATTCATTCAAAAATTCTTCCTTGTCCTTGTAAGCAGTAAGATGATGATAAAGACTAAGAGTTTAGATAGACTATTTTTAATTAAAACAGTTATTCTATTAATAGCTCTAGTAATATCTATTTTCTCTTTAAACTTAATTAGTATGCATATTGCTGAGAAAATTCAGGAAGAGAATTTGAAATATATCTCAAGGCTTATTGCAAAGGAAATACAAATTATCAATGAAATTATTCCCAATGAGATACTCATAAGGGACAATTTAGGTAAACTAAGTGAGAAATTTCAATCTATAAAAGGAATCTGCTTTATCTCTGAAAAAAATACTATATGTTATCCAAAGAAAATTGAATTAGAAATTGATAGAAGTTTCTTTACTTTTAATAAAATTCAATTATTAAAGAAGTCAGGAGAGGAAATAGAAGTAGTAGTACCAGTATTTGAAGAGTATGCTTCAGAAATTTTTGAGAAGAAAAAAGTAGGATACATTGTAGTAATATATGATAGAAAAGTTTTTGAAAATTTTACAACTTTTTGGACTATAACTTCTATTATCTTTTCTTCGTTTATTGTTATGATAGGTATAATTGTAGGGATATCTTGGTTTTTAGATATAAAATCCAACTTTAGATTGATGTATAAGTTACTGTTTATTCTAAAAAATGAACAGCATGGATACTTTGAAAAGGAAATAGATTTACTTGTAAATTCTATCCAGATAAAAGAATTAAAGGATTTGGCAAACCTGATACTTTCTCTCTATAGAAAAGTTAATGAACTCAATGAAAAGATAAAATATTTGGCCTTAAAAGACTCTCTCTCTGGTCTATACAATAGAAACTTCCTTGAACTGGTATTTAAACATAATTTTATTAACCTCTGGCAGAGACAAAAATTCCCTTTATCAGTAGCTATCATTGATTTAGATGACTTTAAAAAAATTAATGATAACTTTGGCCATCAAAAGGGTGATGAGGTCTTGAAAAAATTGGGAGAAATTATAACCAGGGAAGTGCGAAAGGGGGATTTTCCCATCCGTTATGGAGGTGAGGAGTTTCTCATTATCTTCCCGTATGCTCACAAAAAAGAAGCTTACAGGATAGTATATCGAATTAAGGAGGAATTTTCAAAACTTGACTTTGGTATAGGAAAAAAAGTAACTTTTAGTTCAGGGATAGCCGGATATCCTGAAGACACGGATGAAGCTGGAAATTTAGATTACTTACTAAAGTTGGCCGATAAAAGATTGTATAAAGCTAAAGCCTGTGGTAAAAATAGAATTGTTGAAGTCTAATGAATTTTATTGGAGAAAAAGTTTGAAGCTCGTTCCAAGAGTAAAGGTATACTATGGTAAAGAGGAACTTCTATCAGCTGTAAATTTGTTTGCTAAAGAAATAACAAGAGAAGACTTTGAAAGAGCATTTGCACAAAAATTTAAAAATAGATTTGCTCTCTTTTTCCCCTATGGAAGAGTAGCTTTATACTCTTTTTTTAAGGCTATGAAGATAAAACATAAGGAAATTATATGTCCAGCATTCACCTGCAATACTGTGGCTCAAGCAATTGTTCTTAGTGGAAACATTCCAGTATTTGTCGATTGTGAGGAGAATAGTTTTAACATGGATATTTTTCAGATTGAAAAAGTAATTTCTCCTCGAACAGCTGCAGTTATTGCTGTTCATATGTTTGGTTATCCTCTTGATGTTGTTACTCTTTCTGAAATTGTTAAGTATTTCCAAAATAAATTCGGAAATAAAATATACGTAGTTCAAGATGTAGCTCAGTCCTTTGGAGCAACGTTTAAAGGCCATCTGCCTACTCTATTTGGAGATATTTCAATTTTTGGGCTTGGAATTTCAAAAATAATAAATGCTATTGACGGTGGGATGTTAACAACAAATAATGAGGAAATTTATTCGAGAACCAAAGAGTTTTTCCTTTCTATTGCTAAAGAGTGTAACTGGACTAGAGAATTAAAAAAATTTATTAAGTTTCTATCGTACTTTATTTTATTGAGGGAAAATTTCTACTGGATAGTAGATTTATTAGAGAAAAAAGGTTTCCTTTCTTCTGTTCAAAAATACTATAGAGAGGATGTTATTGAATTTCCCAATGATTGGAAAACTATTCCCTGTAATATCCAAAGTAGGGTAGGTTTAGTCCAACTCAAGAAGTACGATAAGATAGTGGAATTAAAAAGGGAGAATGCGAAGCATTGGATGGAAATAACAAAGAATACTGATATCTTCTTTTTTCCGTACAATCCCGAGGCAACGTACAGTAGATGTGTAGGTCTGTCTCCACGTAGAGATTACTGGATAAAATATTTCCGTGAAAAAGGATTTCAACTTGGAAAGGTAAATTATTTACTTCCCAGAATGAAAGCCTTCTCAAAGTACAGTAAAGGAAACTACAAAATTGCTGAGGTTTATAACCGTCAAAATCTTATTTTCCCTTCCTAATAGAGTCTATAGTTTGTGTAATCTTTTTATATTCTGAAGAAAATGCCTCAATAACTTCTGGCAAGAACTTTGTAGAGCTTTCAGAAGTTATTATTCTATAGGCTTCATCAAAACTTTTTCCTTTTCTGTAGGGTCTATCGCTTATTAACCCTATAAAAACTTCTGCAAGGGCAACCACTTGAGCTTCTGGAATTATATTTCCACATTTCAATCCGTACGGATATCCCGTTCCATCACAAAACTCGTGATGTTGTAGAACAATATCTTTAATAGTAGGATAGAGCCGAGTGATGGGAGACACTAAAGAGGCCCCTATAATTGGGTGGTACTTCAGTTTTAATTTTTCTCTCTCTGTTAGAACCTTATTCTCAAAGGCTATATTTGAAATAGGAGTAACCATTCCAATATCATGAAGATATGCTCCATATTTGATAGACTCCAAAGAGTTTTGTGAGAATCCCATTCGTCTTCCTACCAAAACAGATACCTCCTTTACCAATAAAGAGTGATTTTTATAGAATGGAGTTGAGTTTTCAAAATCTTTTACAATTTCCATAAGGAGTTCCATATAGTTTTTGATAAAATCCTCTCCCCCTATTAAGAAAGAAAAAACATCTAAAAATTTCCCTAATTTACTTTTCTCTTCTCCTGAAAGAACCCTTCCGCAGACATTTAAAGTGTAGTTTGTTCCTCTTAAATGAAATTCTTTACATGGTTCTTTCTTTTCATTTCCAATTTTATAAAGACTTTTATTCCCTTTTTCTATTTCTACATAGGGTACGTTAAGTAGTAATTTGGTTGAGTTTACGACAAAGGAGGATAGGACTTCTTCATCGAACATTAGTTTTTCCAAAACTTCGTGTGATGACATGATTGCAGAAAAATTTTTAAGAATAGTTTCCTTCTCCTCAAGCTCTGATAACGTTGAAACTCTCTCAAGAAAAATTTTAAGAGGAAGCTCTAATTCATCCAATTTCAAAGGTTCTTTTGACATAATTACTAAAGCAGTATGATTAAAAAGAACAGAATGAATAAAAAACCTTCCTAAATTTTTAAAATTTAAATCATAAATGATTGATGGAAGCCTTGGTTTGCTTTTTCCATGAGAGGAATCTAATAAGTCTTCAGTTAGTATATCTTCATTACTTAGACTATCCATTCTAACAAAAGCATTCTTTGTTTTTTTGTACACTCCTATATCCACAATTGATGGGAAGAAAACTGGGAAAGTTTTTTTTAGACAATGTAGGAGTGATTGAACAGTGAAGGCATTTATAACGCAATTCTCTATTTTATCTCTGATAGACTCTGAAGTTTTTCTTTTTAGTAAAAGGTAAAGGATAAAAATAGAAATAAGAAACAAAGTTACTAAGAAAAAAGGAATTAATAGATTTAAGTTCACGGCTCCTCCTCCATAATGAATTTACTATAATTTCAATTATAAAGAAATATTCTTCCAATAAATGGAGTTCTACATTTACTCCCTAAAGGGATAACTAAACTGTTTCTATTCCCTCCTGAACAAAAGAATTTACCATCAACTAAACTTAGAAGGCATCCTTTTAATTTTATTTTAAGTTTGGTCCCACACCTTCCCACCATAACCATACCCTTAGAAAATTTCCTTAACCATATTTCTTTTCCTTTTACTTTTTCATATTTTCCATAGGGTTTTCCCAAATCTACACTGTACCAGTTTTTCTTCACTCCTGATAAATCAACGTTTTCTGACACACTAAAGCTAAAAGAGTTTGATAAAAGAGAAAGACAAATTCCGTATACTATTGCTTCATCTACTGTTTTCTTATCACTGTTTGAAACATAGTTTAAGAAAACAACGTGGATGTGCGGATTTATAGGTTTCAATTTTTTAATTATTGTAAATGCCGTATTTAAAGCTTCC comes from the Balnearium lithotrophicum genome and includes:
- a CDS encoding HD-GYP domain-containing protein is translated as MNLNLLIPFFLVTLFLISIFILYLLLKRKTSESIRDKIENCVINAFTVQSLLHCLKKTFPVFFPSIVDIGVYKKTKNAFVRMDSLSNEDILTEDLLDSSHGKSKPRLPSIIYDLNFKNLGRFFIHSVLFNHTALVIMSKEPLKLDELELPLKIFLERVSTLSELEEKETILKNFSAIMSSHEVLEKLMFDEEVLSSFVVNSTKLLLNVPYVEIEKGNKSLYKIGNEKKEPCKEFHLRGTNYTLNVCGRVLSGEEKSKLGKFLDVFSFLIGGEDFIKNYMELLMEIVKDFENSTPFYKNHSLLVKEVSVLVGRRMGFSQNSLESIKYGAYLHDIGMVTPISNIAFENKVLTEREKLKLKYHPIIGASLVSPITRLYPTIKDIVLQHHEFCDGTGYPYGLKCGNIIPEAQVVALAEVFIGLISDRPYRKGKSFDEAYRIITSESSTKFLPEVIEAFSSEYKKITQTIDSIRKGK
- a CDS encoding DegT/DnrJ/EryC1/StrS family aminotransferase translates to MKLVPRVKVYYGKEELLSAVNLFAKEITREDFERAFAQKFKNRFALFFPYGRVALYSFFKAMKIKHKEIICPAFTCNTVAQAIVLSGNIPVFVDCEENSFNMDIFQIEKVISPRTAAVIAVHMFGYPLDVVTLSEIVKYFQNKFGNKIYVVQDVAQSFGATFKGHLPTLFGDISIFGLGISKIINAIDGGMLTTNNEEIYSRTKEFFLSIAKECNWTRELKKFIKFLSYFILLRENFYWIVDLLEKKGFLSSVQKYYREDVIEFPNDWKTIPCNIQSRVGLVQLKKYDKIVELKRENAKHWMEITKNTDIFFFPYNPEATYSRCVGLSPRRDYWIKYFREKGFQLGKVNYLLPRMKAFSKYSKGNYKIAEVYNRQNLIFPS
- a CDS encoding GGDEF domain-containing protein, whose product is MIKTKSLDRLFLIKTVILLIALVISIFSLNLISMHIAEKIQEENLKYISRLIAKEIQIINEIIPNEILIRDNLGKLSEKFQSIKGICFISEKNTICYPKKIELEIDRSFFTFNKIQLLKKSGEEIEVVVPVFEEYASEIFEKKKVGYIVVIYDRKVFENFTTFWTITSIIFSSFIVMIGIIVGISWFLDIKSNFRLMYKLLFILKNEQHGYFEKEIDLLVNSIQIKELKDLANLILSLYRKVNELNEKIKYLALKDSLSGLYNRNFLELVFKHNFINLWQRQKFPLSVAIIDLDDFKKINDNFGHQKGDEVLKKLGEIITREVRKGDFPIRYGGEEFLIIFPYAHKKEAYRIVYRIKEEFSKLDFGIGKKVTFSSGIAGYPEDTDEAGNLDYLLKLADKRLYKAKACGKNRIVEV